In Astyanax mexicanus isolate ESR-SI-001 chromosome 17, AstMex3_surface, whole genome shotgun sequence, a single window of DNA contains:
- the taok1b gene encoding serine/threonine-protein kinase TAO1 isoform X1, with amino-acid sequence MPSTNRAGSLKDPEISELFFKEDPEKLFSDLREIGHGSFGAVYFARDVRTSEVVAIKKMSYSGKQSNEKWQDIIKEVKFLQRIQHPNSIEYKGCYLREHTAWLAMEYCLGSASDLLEVHKKPLQEIEIAAITHGALQGLAYLHSHNMIHRDIKAGNILLTEPGQVKLADFGSASIASPANSFVGTPYWMAPEVILAMDEGQYDGKVDVWSLGITCIELAERKPPLFNMNAMSALYHIAQNESPTLQSSEWTDYFRNFVDSCLQKIPQDRPHSDDLLQHAFVQRERPDTVLIDLILRTKDAVRELDNLQYRKMKKILFQEAHNGPATESQEGDEEPEHGAGRTGTVNSVGSNQSIPSMSISASSQSSSVNSLPDAADDKSELDLMQGDDTVMSNSSVIHLKPVRPQEEEEVYREESEAHNHPSEPPAAPAQPPQRKHRNREHFATIRTASLVTRQMQEHEQDSELREQMSGYKRMRRQHQKHLMALENKLKAEMDEHRLRLDKELETQRNSFAAEIEKLVKKHQAAMEKDAKSFANDEKKFQQHIQVQQKKELSSFIESQKREYKLRKEQLKEELNENQSTPKKEKQEWLSKQKENFQHFQAEEEANLLRRQRQYLELECRRFKRRILIARHNVEQDLVREELNKRQTQKDLEHAMLLRHHESMQELEVRQLGTIHKMRTELIRLQHQTELTNQLEYNKRRERELRRKHVMEVRQQPKSLKSKELQIKKQFQDTCKIQTRQYKALRNHLLETTPKSDHKAVLKRLKEEQTRKLAILAEQYDHSINDMLSTQALRLDEAQEEECQVLKMQLQQELELLNAYQSKIKMQTDAQHDRERKELEQRVSLRRALLEQKIEEEMLALQNERSERIRSLLERQAREIEAFDSESMRLGFSNMVLSNLASSDGHSHSFPGAPGGWSSQHGAGSQGSHWGGSGGGSSGVGGHHGSQHGSHHGGHHHHHHHLSQSGSIQQPWGHGLPAGGPPPWGHHGSGGSQRSSGSGGGARNSPQAVRRTSSGGRSEQGMSRSASIASQISNGSHLSYT; translated from the exons ATGCCCTCCACCAACCGGGCAGGGAGCCTCAAGGACCCAGAGATCTCAGAGCTCTTCTTTAAGGAGGACCCAGAGAAGCTCTTCTCTGACCTGCGTGAGATCGGACATGGCAGCTTCGGAGCTGTGTACTTC GCACGTGATGTGCGAACCTCAGAGGTGGTGGCCATTAAGAAGATGTCTTATAGTGGAAAACAGTCCAATGAG AAATGGCAGGATAtcattaaagaagtaaaattccTCCAGCGAATACAACACCCAAACAGCATAGAATATAAAGGATGCTATCTACGGGAACATACAGCATGG cTTGCAATGGAATACTGCTTGGGGTCGGCCTCCGACCTCCTTGAAG TTCACAAAAAGCCCCTTCAGGAAATAGAGATTGCAGCTATCACCCATGGTGCTTTGCAGGGGCTTGCCTACCTTCATTCTCATAATATGATTCACAG GGATATCAAAGCTGGGAACATCCTGCTGACCGAGCCTGGACAGGTCAAATTAGCAGATTTTGGCTCTGCTTCCATTGCCTCTCCAGCCAATTCCTTTGTGGGGACGCCATATTG GATGGCCCCAGAGGTGATACTGGCCATGGATGAGGGACAGTATGATGGCAAAGTGGATGTCTGGTCCCTTGGGATCACTTGTATAGAGCTAG CTGAGAGGAAGCCCCCTCTGTTCAACATGAATGCGATGAGTGCCTTATACCATATAGCGCAGAATGAGAGCCCAACACTGCAGTCTAGTGAATG GACGGATTACTTTAGAAACTTTGTTGACTCTTGCCTTCAGAAAATCCCCCAGGACAGACCGCACTCTGACGATTTGCTGCAG CATGCCTTTGTTCAGCGAGAGAGGCCAGACACTGTTTTGATTGACCTGATCTTGCGGACCAAAGATGCAGTCCGAGAGCTGGACAACCTGCAGTACCGCAAGATGAAGAAGATTCTCTTCCAGGAGGCACACAATGGACCAGCCACTGAGTCACAGGAAGGAGATGAG GAGCCAGAGCATGGCGCTGGACGTACAGGCACAGTGAACAGTGTGGGCAGTAACCAGTCCATCCCCAGCATGTCCATCAGTGCCAGCTCTCAGAGCAGCTCAGTCAACAGCCTACCTGATGCTGCAGATGACAAGAGTGAACTGGACCTAATGCAGGGAGACGACACAGTGATGTCTAACAGCTCCGTCATACATCTCAAACCTGTACGTCCACAG GAGGAAGAAGAGGTTTACCGTGAAGAATCAGAGGCACACAATCACCCCTCTGAGCCTCCGGCAGCTCCAGCACAGCCGCCCCAACGCAAACACCGCAACCGCGAGCACTTTGCCACCATCCGCACGGCCTCATTG GTAACAAGGCAGATGCAAGAGCACGAACAAGACTCTGAGCTGAGAGAGCAGATGTCTGGCTACAAGCGCATGAGGCGGCAACACCAGAAGCACCTGATGGCCCTGGAGAACAAACTGAAGGCCGAGATGGATGAGCACAGACTAAGGCTGGACAAGGAGCTGGAAACTCAGAGGAATAGTTTTGCTGCTGAGATTGAGAAACTGGTGAAGAAGCACCAGGCAGCCATGGAGAAAGAT gcCAAGTCATTTGCTAATGATGAGAAAAAGTTTCAACAGCACATCCAGGTTCAGCAGAAGAAAGAGCTAAGCAGCTTCATTGAATCGCAGAAACGGGAATACAAACTACGCAAGGAACAACTAAAAGAG GAGCTGAATGAGAACCAGTCCACACCCAAGAAGGAGAAGCAGGAGTGGCTATCCAAGCAGAAGGAAAACTTCCAGCACTTCCAGGCTGAGGAGGAGGCTAACTTACTGCGTCGGCAGCGGCAATATCTGGAGCTGGAGTGCCGGCGCTTTAAACGCCGCATCCTCATTGCCAGACACAATGTAGAGCAGGATCTTGTACGAGAA GAGCTGAATAAGCGTCAGACACAGAAGGACCTGGAGCATGCCATGCTGCTGCGGCACCACGAGTCCATGCAGGAGCTGGAGGTGAGGCAACTGGGCACCATCCACAAGATGAGAACTGAGCTGATCCGCCTGCAGCACCAGACTGAGCTCACCAACCAGCTGGAGTACAACAAGCGCAGGGAGAGAGAGCTGCGCCGCAAGCATGTGATGGAGGTCCGCCAGCAACCCAAGAGCCTGAag TCCAAGGAGCTGCAGATCAAGAAACAGTTTCAGGATACATGTAAGATCCAGACACGGCAGTACAAGGCCCTGCGCAACCACCTACTGGAGACCACCCCCAAGTCGGACCACAAGGCTGTGTTGAAGAGACTCAAAGAGGAGCAGACACGCAAACTGGCCATTCTGGCTGAGCAGTATGACCACTCAATCAATGACATGCTCTCTACACAGGCT TTGCGATTGGATGAGGCCCAGGAGGAGGAGTGCCAGGTGCTGAAGATGCAGttgcagcaggagctggagctgttgAACGCGTATCAGAGCAAGATCAAGATGCAGACGGATGCGCAGCATGACCGTGAGAGGAAAGAGCTTGAGCAAAGAGTCTCGCTGCGCAGAGCCCTCCTCGAACAGAAG ATCGAAGAGGAAATGCTGGCCCTGCAGAACGAGCGCTCTGAGAGGATTCGCAGTCTGCTGGAGCGGCAGGCGCGCGAGATTGAAGCGTTCGACTCTGAGAGCATGCGCCTGGGCTTCAGCAACATGGTGCTCTCCAACCTGGCCTCATCTGATGGCCACAGCCACAGCTTCCCAGGGGCCCCTGGCGGCTGGAGCTCTCAGCACGGGGCCGGCTCGCAGGGGTCACACTGGGGAGGTAGTGGTGGTGGCAGTTCTGGGGTAGGAGGGCATCATGGCAGTCAGCACGGCAGCCACCACGGcggccaccaccaccaccatcaccaccttaGCCAGAGCGGCTCCATCCAGCAGCCCTGGGGTCACGGCTTACCTGCCGGAGGGCCCCCTCCCTGGGGCCACCACGGCTCTGGGGGGAGCCAACGGTCAAGTGGTAGCGGTGGGGGAGCGCGGAACAGCCCTCAGGCAGTGCGGCGAACCTCGTCGGGAGGGCGTAGTGAGCAGGGGATGAGCAGGAGCGCCAGCATCGCCTCTCAGATCTCCAACGGTTCGCACCTGTCCTACACGTAA
- the LOC103030406 gene encoding protein ABHD15, which yields MCGFFLLVLLLIALTVFLLSWGKSHYFVVKGMSRVWIMTCWTLKLPHSAYMNTLIDKRSEVKIICKPTALANYIKQHCEALAHPPQARWPRTDPHLQILSNLIWPTGDDGGVIFTRDNLLLEDGGIVALDWAVGLKDLKAQTKKEHPPGGRALGCHSINSPIVILIPNALGKITRHLLSLCRLALQQGFYPVIFHRRGHGGCPLTTPRYQQFGDPTDLVQAVAYLQYRHPSSALLAISEGSGSGLLLSYLGECGSSSYLVAASCISPVFHGQVWFETPLPWLYHEAALLYRKLQLSRYATALNSIMEVEKILRCRSLKDMEELMFCKANMHDNDKTDTTDHDPLQPRSRSCVKPDWAGYWDHNEPLRDADEVAVPVLCVCSSDDPLVPASSTLPMSLFQNSPYFLLALTSSGSHCGFIQEKPGGTGCWSHEAVLEYFQVVGDFFKAEEKKCFMEGSVGHYAVQGLKARTGTAVPRKRRAVVIRRERSVLGPQRQLSAHSGLVPFEEEQNTFTWNRSYTR from the exons ATGTGTGGCTTTTTCCTTCTTGTTCTGTTATTGATAGCTCTTACAGTTTTTCTGTTGAGCTGGGGTAAAAGTCATTACTTTGTGGTGAAAGGAATGAGTAGAGTATGGATTATGACCTGTTGGACCCTTAAGCTTCCACACTCTGCTTATATGAATACATTAATAGACAAGAGATCTGAAGTCAAGATTATCTGCAAGCCCACAGCTCTGGCAAACTACATAAAACAGCACTGTGAAGCTCTAGCCCACCCTCCACAGGCTAGATGGCCAAGGACAGACCCTCACTTGCAGATTCTCTCCAATTTGATATGGCCCACAGGAGATGATGGTGGAGTCATCTTCACAAGAGATAATCTACTCTTAGAAGATGGGGGTATTGTAGCTCTGGACTGGGCTGTTGGGCTGAAAGACCTGAAAGCTCAAACCAAGAAGGAACATCCTCCAGGAGGAAGAGCTCTAGGCTGCCATTCCATTAATTCACCCATCGTCATTTTGATCCCTAACGCTTTAGGGAAGATCACACGTCATTTGCTCAGCTTGTGCCGCCTGGCTTTACAACAGGGATTCTACCCAGTGATCTTTCATCGCCGTGGTCATGGGGGCTGCCCGCTTACTACTCCACGTTACCAGCAGTTTGGGGATCCCACTGACCTGGTGCAGGCGGTAGCATATTTGCAGTATCGCCATCCCTCCTCAGCTCTGCTTGCCATCAGTGAAGGCTCTGGATCTGGTCTGCTGCTGTCTTACCTTGGGGAGTGTGGCTCGTCTTCTTACCTGGTAGCAGCGTCCTGCATCTCACCGGTGTTCCATGGGCAAGTGTGGTTTGAGACCCCTCTCCCATGGCTGTATCATGAAGCAGCCCTTCTGTACCGCAAGCTGCAACTTAGTAG ATATGCAACCGCTCTAAACTCAATTATGGAGGTTGAGAAAATCCTCCGCTGCCGTTCCCTTAAAGACATGGAGGAGCTCATGTTTTGCAAAGCCAATATGCATGATAACGATAAGACGGACACAACTGACCATGATCCTTTACAACCGAGGTCAAGATCATGTGTAAAACCTGACTGGGCAGGCTACTGGGATCATAATGAACCGTTGAGAGATGCAGATGAAGTGGCTGTTCCTGTTCTCTGTGTGTGCAGTAGTGATGACCCTCTTGTACCTGCTTCCTCGACCCTGCCGATGTCCCTGTTCCAGAACAGTCCTTACTTCCTTCTGGCCCTGACAAGTTCGGGAAGCCACTGTGGATTCATTCAGGAGAAACCCGGAGGTACTGGTTGCTGGAGTCACGAGGCAGTGCTGGAATATTTCCAGGTGGTGGGAGATTTCTTTAAAGCGGAGGAGAAGAAATGTTTTATGGAAGGATCTGTTGGCCACTATGCTGTTCAAGGGCTTAAGGCAAGGACAGGCACAGCTGTGCCCAGGAAGAGGCGAGCAGTTGTGATCAGGAGAGAAAGATCTGTCTTGGGTCCACAGAGACAACTCTCAGCTCATTCAGGACTGGTTCCTTTTGAAGAAGAGCAGAACACGTTCACTTGGAACAGATCATACACTCGCTGA
- the taok1b gene encoding serine/threonine-protein kinase TAO1 isoform X2 encodes MPSTNRAGSLKDPEISELFFKEDPEKLFSDLREIGHGSFGAVYFARDVRTSEVVAIKKMSYSGKQSNEKWQDIIKEVKFLQRIQHPNSIEYKGCYLREHTAWLAMEYCLGSASDLLEVHKKPLQEIEIAAITHGALQGLAYLHSHNMIHRDIKAGNILLTEPGQVKLADFGSASIASPANSFVGTPYWMAPEVILAMDEGQYDGKVDVWSLGITCIELAERKPPLFNMNAMSALYHIAQNESPTLQSSEWTDYFRNFVDSCLQKIPQDRPHSDDLLQHAFVQRERPDTVLIDLILRTKDAVRELDNLQYRKMKKILFQEAHNGPATESQEGDEEPEHGAGRTGTVNSVGSNQSIPSMSISASSQSSSVNSLPDAADDKSELDLMQGDDTVMSNSSVIHLKPEEEEVYREESEAHNHPSEPPAAPAQPPQRKHRNREHFATIRTASLVTRQMQEHEQDSELREQMSGYKRMRRQHQKHLMALENKLKAEMDEHRLRLDKELETQRNSFAAEIEKLVKKHQAAMEKDAKSFANDEKKFQQHIQVQQKKELSSFIESQKREYKLRKEQLKEELNENQSTPKKEKQEWLSKQKENFQHFQAEEEANLLRRQRQYLELECRRFKRRILIARHNVEQDLVREELNKRQTQKDLEHAMLLRHHESMQELEVRQLGTIHKMRTELIRLQHQTELTNQLEYNKRRERELRRKHVMEVRQQPKSLKSKELQIKKQFQDTCKIQTRQYKALRNHLLETTPKSDHKAVLKRLKEEQTRKLAILAEQYDHSINDMLSTQALRLDEAQEEECQVLKMQLQQELELLNAYQSKIKMQTDAQHDRERKELEQRVSLRRALLEQKIEEEMLALQNERSERIRSLLERQAREIEAFDSESMRLGFSNMVLSNLASSDGHSHSFPGAPGGWSSQHGAGSQGSHWGGSGGGSSGVGGHHGSQHGSHHGGHHHHHHHLSQSGSIQQPWGHGLPAGGPPPWGHHGSGGSQRSSGSGGGARNSPQAVRRTSSGGRSEQGMSRSASIASQISNGSHLSYT; translated from the exons ATGCCCTCCACCAACCGGGCAGGGAGCCTCAAGGACCCAGAGATCTCAGAGCTCTTCTTTAAGGAGGACCCAGAGAAGCTCTTCTCTGACCTGCGTGAGATCGGACATGGCAGCTTCGGAGCTGTGTACTTC GCACGTGATGTGCGAACCTCAGAGGTGGTGGCCATTAAGAAGATGTCTTATAGTGGAAAACAGTCCAATGAG AAATGGCAGGATAtcattaaagaagtaaaattccTCCAGCGAATACAACACCCAAACAGCATAGAATATAAAGGATGCTATCTACGGGAACATACAGCATGG cTTGCAATGGAATACTGCTTGGGGTCGGCCTCCGACCTCCTTGAAG TTCACAAAAAGCCCCTTCAGGAAATAGAGATTGCAGCTATCACCCATGGTGCTTTGCAGGGGCTTGCCTACCTTCATTCTCATAATATGATTCACAG GGATATCAAAGCTGGGAACATCCTGCTGACCGAGCCTGGACAGGTCAAATTAGCAGATTTTGGCTCTGCTTCCATTGCCTCTCCAGCCAATTCCTTTGTGGGGACGCCATATTG GATGGCCCCAGAGGTGATACTGGCCATGGATGAGGGACAGTATGATGGCAAAGTGGATGTCTGGTCCCTTGGGATCACTTGTATAGAGCTAG CTGAGAGGAAGCCCCCTCTGTTCAACATGAATGCGATGAGTGCCTTATACCATATAGCGCAGAATGAGAGCCCAACACTGCAGTCTAGTGAATG GACGGATTACTTTAGAAACTTTGTTGACTCTTGCCTTCAGAAAATCCCCCAGGACAGACCGCACTCTGACGATTTGCTGCAG CATGCCTTTGTTCAGCGAGAGAGGCCAGACACTGTTTTGATTGACCTGATCTTGCGGACCAAAGATGCAGTCCGAGAGCTGGACAACCTGCAGTACCGCAAGATGAAGAAGATTCTCTTCCAGGAGGCACACAATGGACCAGCCACTGAGTCACAGGAAGGAGATGAG GAGCCAGAGCATGGCGCTGGACGTACAGGCACAGTGAACAGTGTGGGCAGTAACCAGTCCATCCCCAGCATGTCCATCAGTGCCAGCTCTCAGAGCAGCTCAGTCAACAGCCTACCTGATGCTGCAGATGACAAGAGTGAACTGGACCTAATGCAGGGAGACGACACAGTGATGTCTAACAGCTCCGTCATACATCTCAAACCT GAGGAAGAAGAGGTTTACCGTGAAGAATCAGAGGCACACAATCACCCCTCTGAGCCTCCGGCAGCTCCAGCACAGCCGCCCCAACGCAAACACCGCAACCGCGAGCACTTTGCCACCATCCGCACGGCCTCATTG GTAACAAGGCAGATGCAAGAGCACGAACAAGACTCTGAGCTGAGAGAGCAGATGTCTGGCTACAAGCGCATGAGGCGGCAACACCAGAAGCACCTGATGGCCCTGGAGAACAAACTGAAGGCCGAGATGGATGAGCACAGACTAAGGCTGGACAAGGAGCTGGAAACTCAGAGGAATAGTTTTGCTGCTGAGATTGAGAAACTGGTGAAGAAGCACCAGGCAGCCATGGAGAAAGAT gcCAAGTCATTTGCTAATGATGAGAAAAAGTTTCAACAGCACATCCAGGTTCAGCAGAAGAAAGAGCTAAGCAGCTTCATTGAATCGCAGAAACGGGAATACAAACTACGCAAGGAACAACTAAAAGAG GAGCTGAATGAGAACCAGTCCACACCCAAGAAGGAGAAGCAGGAGTGGCTATCCAAGCAGAAGGAAAACTTCCAGCACTTCCAGGCTGAGGAGGAGGCTAACTTACTGCGTCGGCAGCGGCAATATCTGGAGCTGGAGTGCCGGCGCTTTAAACGCCGCATCCTCATTGCCAGACACAATGTAGAGCAGGATCTTGTACGAGAA GAGCTGAATAAGCGTCAGACACAGAAGGACCTGGAGCATGCCATGCTGCTGCGGCACCACGAGTCCATGCAGGAGCTGGAGGTGAGGCAACTGGGCACCATCCACAAGATGAGAACTGAGCTGATCCGCCTGCAGCACCAGACTGAGCTCACCAACCAGCTGGAGTACAACAAGCGCAGGGAGAGAGAGCTGCGCCGCAAGCATGTGATGGAGGTCCGCCAGCAACCCAAGAGCCTGAag TCCAAGGAGCTGCAGATCAAGAAACAGTTTCAGGATACATGTAAGATCCAGACACGGCAGTACAAGGCCCTGCGCAACCACCTACTGGAGACCACCCCCAAGTCGGACCACAAGGCTGTGTTGAAGAGACTCAAAGAGGAGCAGACACGCAAACTGGCCATTCTGGCTGAGCAGTATGACCACTCAATCAATGACATGCTCTCTACACAGGCT TTGCGATTGGATGAGGCCCAGGAGGAGGAGTGCCAGGTGCTGAAGATGCAGttgcagcaggagctggagctgttgAACGCGTATCAGAGCAAGATCAAGATGCAGACGGATGCGCAGCATGACCGTGAGAGGAAAGAGCTTGAGCAAAGAGTCTCGCTGCGCAGAGCCCTCCTCGAACAGAAG ATCGAAGAGGAAATGCTGGCCCTGCAGAACGAGCGCTCTGAGAGGATTCGCAGTCTGCTGGAGCGGCAGGCGCGCGAGATTGAAGCGTTCGACTCTGAGAGCATGCGCCTGGGCTTCAGCAACATGGTGCTCTCCAACCTGGCCTCATCTGATGGCCACAGCCACAGCTTCCCAGGGGCCCCTGGCGGCTGGAGCTCTCAGCACGGGGCCGGCTCGCAGGGGTCACACTGGGGAGGTAGTGGTGGTGGCAGTTCTGGGGTAGGAGGGCATCATGGCAGTCAGCACGGCAGCCACCACGGcggccaccaccaccaccatcaccaccttaGCCAGAGCGGCTCCATCCAGCAGCCCTGGGGTCACGGCTTACCTGCCGGAGGGCCCCCTCCCTGGGGCCACCACGGCTCTGGGGGGAGCCAACGGTCAAGTGGTAGCGGTGGGGGAGCGCGGAACAGCCCTCAGGCAGTGCGGCGAACCTCGTCGGGAGGGCGTAGTGAGCAGGGGATGAGCAGGAGCGCCAGCATCGCCTCTCAGATCTCCAACGGTTCGCACCTGTCCTACACGTAA